The following are encoded together in the Hyalangium ruber genome:
- a CDS encoding 2-oxoglutarate dehydrogenase E1 component, protein MANFQDSYLSGANIDFIEGLYARYLQDPSSVDPSWREIFDRNNGAGRPIYSKNLLEQPAPAAPPGKNGKPAAAVVQAPAAAPAAAPAIPQQDMRLQSRVDQTITAFRLRGHLRAKLDPLGRQRAPLDHVADMGMVDENHFSTGELEQTVESSNVFPEQRVKLAELLGRLRRTYTGSIGVEFMQMLDSERRRWLLGRMEHSENRTPFSVEDRRHLLTKLSYAEGFENFLHTKYVGVKRFSLDGGESLIPMLDAIIEVGSQQNLREVVIGMAHRGRLNVLTNILHKSPDEIFSEFEGPADPKAYIGRGDVKYHMGFSSDHTTRGGTSVHLSLAFNPSHLEAVDPVVEGRVRAKQDRSGDTERTRVMPLLIHGDAAFIGQGVVAETLNLSRLKGYETGGTIHLVINNQVGFTTDPHDSRSSIYATAIAQMLDVPVFHVNGDDPEACVHVARMAAEYRQTFKSDVVVDLMCYRRYGHNEGDDPSFTQPFMYDLIRKQPTVRTIYAKDLAEKGHISAEQSEAIKQACLKEFDDALTRIKQARQFKEPNALQGLWKPYQGGSQKNAPEVPTAVDKGRLREYLRKLTEVPAGFNVHPVVERTVLKKRLSMLDTEELLWSEGESLAYATLLSEGYPVRLSGQDSERGTFSHRHAVLHDVKTAERFVPLSQFSTGRASFQVYNSALSEMGVMGFEYGYSLDVPDGLTIWEAQFGDFANGAQIIIDQFFAAGESKWRRLSGLTLLLPHGYEGQGPEHSSARLERFLSLCAEDNLQVCYPTTPAQIFHLLRRQVVRPYRKPLVIMSPKSLLRRPEAVSKLEELATGQFQEVIPDRKDIDPAGVTRLLLCSGKVYYDLVKARDEQKANHIAIVRLEQLYPFPFETLARMVASMPKLAELFWVQEEPRNAGGWYFMFPRLHDVASSRASGPLKIGYIGRADAASPATGFTKTHDYEQQLIVEEAILRGTKNGR, encoded by the coding sequence ATGGCGAACTTCCAGGACTCGTACCTCTCCGGCGCCAACATCGACTTCATCGAAGGGCTCTATGCCCGCTACCTCCAGGATCCCTCGAGCGTGGATCCGAGCTGGCGGGAGATCTTCGATCGCAACAACGGTGCCGGCCGTCCCATCTACAGCAAGAACCTGCTGGAGCAGCCTGCTCCCGCCGCGCCGCCGGGCAAGAACGGCAAGCCGGCGGCCGCCGTCGTCCAGGCTCCCGCGGCCGCCCCGGCCGCCGCTCCGGCCATCCCCCAGCAGGACATGCGCCTGCAGTCGCGGGTGGATCAGACCATCACCGCCTTCCGGCTGCGCGGCCACCTGCGCGCGAAGCTCGACCCGCTGGGCCGCCAGCGCGCGCCGCTGGACCATGTGGCCGACATGGGCATGGTGGACGAGAACCACTTCTCCACCGGCGAGCTGGAGCAGACCGTCGAGTCCAGCAACGTCTTCCCCGAGCAGCGGGTGAAGCTCGCGGAGCTGCTGGGCCGGCTGCGCCGCACCTACACAGGCTCCATCGGCGTCGAGTTCATGCAGATGCTCGACAGCGAGCGGCGGCGCTGGCTGCTGGGGCGCATGGAGCACAGCGAGAACCGCACCCCGTTCTCGGTGGAGGATCGGCGCCACCTGCTCACCAAGCTCTCCTACGCGGAGGGCTTCGAGAACTTCCTGCACACCAAGTACGTGGGTGTGAAGCGCTTCAGCCTGGATGGCGGTGAGAGCCTCATCCCCATGCTGGACGCCATCATCGAGGTGGGCAGCCAGCAGAACCTCCGCGAGGTCGTCATCGGCATGGCCCACCGCGGCCGCCTCAACGTGCTGACGAACATCCTCCACAAGAGCCCGGACGAGATCTTCAGCGAGTTCGAGGGCCCGGCGGACCCCAAGGCGTACATCGGCCGCGGCGACGTGAAGTACCACATGGGCTTCTCGTCGGACCACACCACGCGCGGCGGCACCTCGGTACACCTGTCGCTGGCCTTCAACCCCAGCCACCTGGAGGCGGTCGACCCCGTGGTGGAGGGCCGCGTGCGCGCCAAGCAGGACCGCAGCGGCGACACCGAGCGCACCCGCGTCATGCCCCTGCTCATCCACGGGGACGCGGCCTTCATCGGCCAGGGCGTGGTGGCCGAGACGCTCAACCTCTCGCGCCTGAAGGGCTACGAGACGGGCGGCACCATCCACCTCGTCATCAACAACCAGGTGGGCTTCACCACCGACCCGCACGACTCGCGCTCCTCCATCTACGCCACCGCCATCGCGCAGATGCTGGACGTGCCCGTCTTCCACGTGAACGGGGATGACCCGGAGGCCTGCGTCCACGTGGCGCGCATGGCCGCCGAGTACCGGCAGACCTTCAAGAGCGACGTCGTCGTCGACCTCATGTGCTACCGGCGCTACGGGCACAACGAGGGCGATGACCCCTCCTTCACCCAGCCGTTCATGTACGACCTGATCCGCAAGCAGCCCACGGTGCGGACGATCTACGCCAAGGATCTGGCTGAGAAGGGCCACATCTCCGCCGAGCAGTCCGAGGCCATCAAGCAGGCCTGCCTCAAGGAGTTCGACGACGCGCTGACGCGCATCAAGCAGGCGCGCCAGTTCAAGGAGCCCAACGCGCTGCAGGGCCTGTGGAAGCCCTACCAGGGCGGCTCGCAGAAGAACGCGCCCGAGGTGCCCACCGCCGTGGACAAGGGCCGGCTGCGCGAGTACCTGCGCAAGCTGACCGAGGTGCCCGCCGGCTTCAACGTCCACCCGGTCGTCGAGCGCACGGTGCTCAAGAAGCGCCTGTCCATGCTGGACACCGAGGAGCTGCTCTGGTCCGAGGGCGAGTCGCTGGCCTACGCCACGCTGCTGTCCGAGGGCTACCCGGTGCGCCTGTCCGGCCAGGACAGCGAGCGCGGCACGTTCAGCCACCGCCACGCGGTGCTGCACGACGTGAAGACCGCCGAGCGCTTCGTGCCGCTCTCCCAGTTCTCCACCGGCCGCGCCTCGTTCCAGGTCTACAACAGCGCCCTGTCCGAGATGGGCGTGATGGGCTTCGAGTACGGCTACAGCCTGGACGTGCCGGACGGCCTCACCATCTGGGAGGCGCAGTTCGGCGACTTCGCCAACGGCGCGCAGATCATCATCGACCAGTTCTTCGCCGCTGGTGAGAGCAAGTGGCGCCGGCTCTCGGGCCTGACGCTGCTCTTGCCCCACGGCTACGAGGGCCAGGGTCCGGAGCACTCCAGCGCCCGCCTGGAGCGCTTCCTCAGCCTGTGCGCCGAGGACAACCTCCAGGTCTGCTACCCCACCACGCCGGCGCAGATCTTCCACCTGCTGCGCCGCCAGGTGGTGCGCCCCTACCGCAAGCCGCTCGTCATCATGTCGCCCAAGAGCCTGCTGCGCCGCCCCGAGGCGGTGAGCAAGCTGGAGGAGCTCGCCACCGGCCAGTTCCAGGAAGTCATCCCCGACCGCAAGGACATCGACCCGGCGGGAGTGACGCGGCTGCTCTTGTGCTCGGGCAAGGTCTATTACGATCTCGTCAAGGCGCGGGACGAGCAGAAGGCGAACCACATCGCCATCGTCCGCCTGGAGCAGCTCTACCCGTTCCCGTTCGAGACGCTGGCCCGCATGGTGGCGAGCATGCCGAAGCTCGCCGAACTCTTCTGGGTCCAGGAAGAGCCGCGCAACGCGGGCGGGTGGTATTTCATGTTCCCCCGCTTGCACGACGTGGCATCCTCGCGCGCCAGCGGGCCCCTGAAGATCGGCTACATCGGGCGGGCGGATGCCGCCAGCCCCGCAACCGGCTTCACGAAGACCCACGACTACGAGCAGCAGCTGATCGTCGAGGAAGCCATCCTCCGAGGAACCAAGAATGGCCGTTGA
- the odhB gene encoding 2-oxoglutarate dehydrogenase complex dihydrolipoyllysine-residue succinyltransferase: MAVELKVPPLGESITEAVVGKWNKKKGEAVSVDEPLLVLETDKVTIDVPAPAAGALVSLNFKEGDKVRVGEVLGLIEASGAAAAAAPASAPAAAAPAPAAAPAAETRTAPITPTAVKMAEAHNLDLAQIQGSGTGGRVTKEDVRGKLNQGTPAPAPAAAQQAPSGPRANAAREERVRMTPLRKRVAERLIQAQSTAAILTTFNEVDMGEVMALRKKYNDKFQAKHNVKLGFMSFFVRASIEALKAFPQINAEIDGEDVVFKNYYDIGVAVSGSRGLVVPVVRDADKMSLADLEKKIGDFGTRARADKLTLAELQGGTFTISNGGIFGSMLSTPILNPPQTGILGMHNIVERPVVRDGQIVIRPIMYVALSYDHRLVDGREAVQFLVRVKEVIEDPERLLLEV; this comes from the coding sequence ATGGCCGTTGAACTGAAAGTGCCGCCGCTGGGCGAGTCCATCACCGAAGCCGTCGTCGGCAAGTGGAACAAGAAGAAGGGTGAGGCTGTCTCCGTGGACGAGCCGCTGCTCGTCCTGGAGACGGACAAGGTCACCATCGACGTGCCCGCCCCCGCCGCGGGCGCGCTCGTCAGCCTCAACTTCAAGGAGGGCGACAAGGTCCGCGTGGGTGAGGTGCTTGGCCTCATCGAGGCCTCGGGTGCCGCCGCCGCCGCGGCTCCCGCGTCCGCGCCCGCCGCCGCGGCTCCGGCGCCCGCCGCCGCTCCCGCCGCCGAGACGCGCACGGCGCCCATCACGCCCACCGCCGTGAAGATGGCGGAGGCCCACAACCTGGACCTGGCGCAGATCCAGGGCTCGGGCACCGGCGGCCGCGTCACCAAGGAGGACGTGCGCGGCAAGCTCAACCAGGGCACCCCGGCTCCGGCGCCCGCCGCCGCGCAGCAGGCGCCCTCGGGCCCCCGCGCCAACGCCGCCCGCGAGGAACGCGTGCGGATGACGCCGCTGCGCAAGCGCGTGGCCGAGCGCCTCATCCAGGCCCAGTCCACCGCCGCCATCCTCACCACCTTCAACGAGGTGGACATGGGCGAGGTGATGGCGCTGCGCAAGAAGTACAACGACAAGTTCCAGGCCAAGCACAACGTGAAGCTCGGCTTCATGAGCTTCTTCGTGCGCGCCAGCATCGAGGCGCTCAAGGCCTTCCCGCAGATCAACGCGGAGATCGACGGCGAGGACGTCGTCTTCAAGAACTACTACGACATCGGCGTGGCGGTGTCCGGCTCGCGCGGGCTGGTGGTGCCGGTGGTGCGCGACGCGGACAAGATGTCGCTGGCGGACCTGGAGAAGAAGATCGGCGACTTCGGCACGCGCGCCCGCGCCGACAAGCTGACCCTGGCGGAGCTGCAGGGCGGCACCTTCACCATCTCCAACGGCGGCATCTTCGGCTCGATGCTGTCCACGCCCATCCTCAACCCGCCGCAGACGGGCATCCTGGGCATGCACAACATCGTCGAGCGGCCCGTGGTGCGTGACGGGCAGATCGTCATCCGCCCCATCATGTACGTGGCGCTCAGCTACGACCACCGACTGGTGGACGGACGCGAGGCGGTGCAGTTCCTCGTGCGTGTCAAGGAAGTCATCGAGGATCCGGAGCGGCTGCTCCTGGAGGTTTGA
- a CDS encoding S9 family peptidase — MRYLVAALLLASLPVFAQTVAKPMNDPKTDTFLRQFAETRRFMSGRPTKPRITPDEKTVLFLRAQPTSATQTLFAFDVATGETKELLTPEILLRGAEETLTVEEQARRERMRVSAKGFTGYDLSDDGQRILVSLSGKLYVFERATGKVLELKTGPGVIDPHFSPDGKQVAYVRGHDVYRLELATNTEKRVTQGGTEAKTHGLAEFVAQEEMRRYSGFWWSPEAKHLAYTESDTTGVEKLTIVDVMRPERGGNTFPYPRPGKANAVVRLGIIPIAGGKTVWVDWDAKKYPYVATVTWKKGGPLTVLVQNRTQTEQQLLSVDAATGKTRLLLTEKDDAWLNLDQDFPRWLEDGSGFLWYTERNGGPEVELRKPDGSLAQSWVKPAAGFFGLARYVDADRTLYFYGDPNPTQSYLWRVRDGGAPEKLSTGTQGPAHEQFAHVAKSGGLSVATTQTATTMPRFVVLRSDGTRVGELPSVAVEPPFAPNAQFFQVGKEGFHASVLRPRNAKPGVKLPVVIKVYAGPTTTVVRHSMAENLLNQWMADKGFLVVKFDGRGTPLRTAAWERTVKYDFATATLDDQIAALKALAEKVPEVDLARVGIEGWSFGGYMAALAVLKRPDFFKAAVSGAPVVDWLDYDTHYTERYLGLPQEHPEAYEKSSLLTYAKDESKPMRPLLLIHGTADDNVYFFHTLKLSDALFRAGKPHDLLPLSGLTHMVPDPLVTQRQYEWVLGYFQKHL, encoded by the coding sequence ATGCGCTACCTTGTCGCCGCGCTCCTCCTCGCGAGCCTCCCGGTTTTCGCCCAGACCGTCGCCAAGCCCATGAACGACCCGAAGACGGACACCTTCCTTCGCCAGTTCGCCGAGACGCGCCGCTTCATGAGCGGCCGTCCCACCAAGCCGCGCATCACCCCGGACGAGAAGACCGTCCTCTTCCTGCGCGCCCAGCCCACCTCCGCCACGCAGACGCTCTTCGCCTTCGACGTGGCCACGGGCGAGACGAAGGAGCTCCTCACTCCGGAGATCCTCCTGCGAGGCGCCGAGGAGACGCTGACAGTGGAGGAGCAGGCCCGTCGCGAGCGCATGCGCGTGAGCGCCAAGGGCTTCACCGGCTACGACTTGTCGGACGACGGCCAGCGAATCCTCGTGAGCCTGTCCGGCAAGCTCTACGTCTTCGAGCGCGCCACCGGCAAGGTGCTGGAGCTGAAGACGGGCCCGGGCGTCATCGACCCGCACTTCTCGCCGGACGGCAAGCAGGTGGCGTACGTGCGCGGGCACGACGTGTACCGGCTCGAGCTGGCCACCAACACGGAGAAGCGCGTCACCCAGGGAGGCACGGAGGCGAAGACCCACGGCCTGGCCGAGTTCGTCGCCCAGGAGGAGATGCGGCGCTACTCCGGCTTCTGGTGGAGCCCGGAGGCCAAGCACCTCGCCTACACGGAGTCCGACACCACCGGCGTGGAGAAGCTCACCATCGTGGACGTGATGCGCCCCGAGCGGGGCGGCAACACCTTCCCGTACCCACGCCCGGGCAAGGCCAACGCCGTGGTGCGCTTGGGCATCATTCCCATCGCCGGCGGCAAGACGGTGTGGGTGGACTGGGACGCGAAGAAGTACCCGTATGTGGCCACCGTCACCTGGAAGAAGGGCGGCCCGCTGACGGTGCTGGTGCAGAACCGCACGCAGACCGAGCAGCAGCTGCTCTCGGTGGACGCGGCCACCGGCAAGACGCGCCTGCTGCTCACGGAGAAGGATGACGCCTGGCTCAACCTGGACCAGGACTTCCCCCGGTGGCTCGAGGATGGCAGCGGCTTCCTCTGGTACACCGAGCGCAACGGTGGCCCCGAGGTAGAGCTGCGCAAGCCGGACGGCAGCCTCGCTCAGTCGTGGGTGAAGCCAGCCGCGGGCTTCTTCGGCCTGGCGCGCTACGTGGACGCCGACCGCACCCTCTATTTCTACGGGGACCCGAACCCCACCCAGAGCTACCTCTGGCGGGTGCGGGACGGGGGAGCGCCAGAGAAGCTCTCCACGGGCACGCAGGGCCCCGCGCACGAGCAGTTCGCCCACGTCGCGAAGTCGGGCGGGCTGAGCGTCGCCACCACCCAGACGGCCACCACCATGCCGCGCTTCGTCGTGCTGCGCTCGGACGGCACGCGCGTGGGCGAGCTGCCCTCCGTCGCGGTGGAGCCGCCCTTCGCTCCCAACGCGCAGTTCTTCCAGGTCGGCAAGGAGGGCTTCCACGCCTCCGTCCTCCGTCCCCGGAACGCGAAGCCCGGGGTGAAGCTGCCCGTCGTCATCAAGGTGTACGCCGGTCCCACCACCACCGTGGTGCGCCACAGCATGGCGGAGAACCTGCTCAACCAGTGGATGGCGGACAAGGGCTTCCTCGTCGTCAAGTTCGACGGGCGCGGCACCCCGCTGCGCACCGCCGCCTGGGAGCGCACGGTGAAGTACGACTTCGCCACCGCCACGCTGGATGATCAGATCGCCGCCCTCAAGGCCCTGGCCGAGAAGGTGCCCGAGGTGGACCTGGCTCGCGTCGGCATCGAGGGCTGGAGCTTCGGCGGCTACATGGCCGCGCTCGCCGTCCTCAAGCGCCCCGACTTCTTCAAGGCCGCCGTCTCCGGCGCGCCCGTGGTGGACTGGCTCGACTACGACACCCACTACACCGAGCGCTACCTGGGCCTGCCCCAGGAGCACCCCGAGGCCTACGAGAAGAGCTCGCTGCTCACCTACGCGAAGGACGAGAGCAAGCCCATGCGCCCGCTGCTGCTCATCCACGGCACCGCGGACGACAACGTCTACTTCTTCCACACCCTCAAGCTCTCCGACGCGCTCTTCCGCGCAGGCAAGCCGCACGACCTGCTGCCGCTCAGCGGGCTGACGCACATGGTGCCCGACCCGCTCGTCACCCAGCGCCAGTACGAGTGGGTGCTCGGCTACTTCCAGAAGCACCTGTAG
- a CDS encoding BamA/TamA family outer membrane protein, translating into MSLALLTLLVAPLMATAPEPEAPTPAAGYEESLLAWGLAQHGSELERSPEGKRLEAVLVAAEDVVAQSDPYPNILNVFHVRTREEVIRREVLLEPGALYSPALAEETARNLRKLNIFAVVRVVPVKGQTPGGVALLVITKDIWSLRLSQDFELVGSFVRYLRLQGTEANFLGLNQRLALDFLLRPDTLSFGQTYINRRVGGSRWYLGETASLILGRESGKPEGSRGTLVLQRPLYSLSTPWGASTSVTWNTATTRVFRGTEVWQLPYPDGEPVPFIYVTSEVSGGASYTRSYGEYYKVNVTGGVEAYHREYAAPAAAPLDDAQREWLKENHLPHSEDATYASLSLSAFEARYEVMRGVDTYALSEDYQIGHYVVASLRYAPPAFPSAAHYAEAGAAVRYRWLYADALTTVSAAGAIRRALGTGSQWTNRRWAAEIHQVSPKVLGGRFMARGVLDVNIDDLFDRIELLGGANGLRGARQDAYSGKRLLLVNVEYRTAPVVFQTLHMGGVLFYDAGSAFDRRPKMVHSVGVGIRFLFPQFNVYPFRLDFGYVLNDTLPPVGQRFTFSGGQITEYRPSILDTPLR; encoded by the coding sequence GTGTCGCTCGCGCTCCTCACCCTACTGGTCGCGCCGCTGATGGCGACGGCCCCGGAGCCGGAGGCCCCAACTCCGGCGGCGGGGTACGAGGAGTCGCTCCTGGCCTGGGGCCTCGCCCAGCACGGCAGTGAGCTGGAGCGCTCTCCGGAGGGCAAGCGGTTGGAGGCGGTGCTCGTCGCCGCCGAGGACGTGGTGGCCCAGAGCGACCCGTACCCCAACATCCTCAACGTGTTCCACGTGCGCACGCGCGAGGAGGTCATCCGCCGAGAGGTGCTGCTGGAGCCCGGGGCGCTGTACTCGCCCGCGCTGGCCGAGGAGACGGCGCGCAACCTGCGCAAGCTGAACATCTTCGCGGTGGTGCGCGTGGTGCCGGTGAAGGGCCAGACGCCGGGAGGCGTGGCGCTGCTGGTCATCACCAAGGACATCTGGTCGCTGCGCCTCAGCCAGGACTTCGAGCTGGTGGGCTCGTTCGTGCGCTACCTGCGGCTGCAAGGCACCGAGGCGAACTTCCTGGGCCTCAACCAGCGGCTGGCGCTCGACTTCCTGCTGCGGCCGGACACGCTGAGCTTCGGGCAGACCTATATCAACCGGCGGGTGGGGGGCAGCCGCTGGTACTTGGGGGAGACGGCTTCCCTCATCCTCGGGCGCGAGAGCGGCAAGCCGGAGGGATCTCGGGGCACGCTGGTGTTGCAGCGCCCGCTGTACTCGCTGTCCACGCCGTGGGGCGCGAGCACCTCGGTGACGTGGAACACGGCGACGACGCGGGTGTTCCGGGGCACGGAGGTGTGGCAACTGCCCTACCCGGACGGCGAGCCCGTGCCCTTCATCTACGTGACGAGCGAGGTGTCCGGCGGCGCCAGCTACACGCGCTCCTATGGCGAGTACTACAAGGTGAACGTGACGGGCGGGGTGGAGGCGTACCACCGAGAGTACGCCGCGCCTGCGGCGGCGCCGTTGGACGACGCGCAGCGCGAGTGGCTGAAGGAGAACCACCTGCCGCACAGCGAGGACGCCACCTATGCCTCCCTGTCGTTGTCGGCCTTCGAGGCCCGCTACGAGGTGATGCGCGGCGTGGACACCTACGCGCTCTCGGAGGACTACCAGATCGGCCACTATGTGGTGGCGAGCCTCCGGTACGCGCCGCCAGCATTCCCCTCCGCGGCGCACTACGCGGAAGCGGGCGCGGCGGTGCGCTACCGCTGGTTGTACGCGGATGCGCTGACCACGGTGTCAGCGGCGGGGGCAATTCGCCGAGCGCTGGGCACGGGCAGCCAGTGGACGAACCGCCGCTGGGCGGCGGAGATACATCAGGTCTCGCCGAAGGTGCTGGGCGGGCGCTTCATGGCGCGTGGCGTGCTCGACGTGAACATCGACGACCTGTTCGATCGGATCGAGCTGCTGGGCGGCGCCAACGGACTCCGCGGGGCGCGGCAGGACGCGTACTCGGGCAAGCGGCTGTTGCTGGTGAACGTGGAGTACCGCACGGCGCCGGTGGTCTTCCAGACGCTGCATATGGGCGGGGTGCTCTTCTACGACGCGGGCTCGGCGTTCGACCGGCGACCGAAGATGGTCCACTCGGTGGGCGTGGGCATCCGCTTCCTGTTCCCACAGTTCAACGTGTACCCGTTCCGGTTGGACTTCGGGTACGTGCTCAACGACACGCTGCCGCCCGTGGGCCAGCGCTTCACCTTCAGCGGCGGGCAGATCACCGAGTACCGTCCGAGCATCCTGGACACGCCCCTGCGCTGA
- a CDS encoding cold-shock protein, protein MATGTVKWFNDAKGFGFITQDGGGEDVFCHHTAINMDGFRTLQEGQKVQFEVTRGPKGLQAQNVRAA, encoded by the coding sequence ATGGCAACTGGTACCGTGAAGTGGTTCAACGATGCGAAGGGCTTCGGTTTCATCACGCAGGACGGCGGGGGCGAGGACGTGTTCTGCCACCACACTGCGATCAACATGGACGGCTTCCGCACCCTTCAGGAGGGGCAGAAGGTCCAGTTCGAGGTGACTCGCGGCCCCAAGGGCCTTCAGGCCCAGAACGTTCGCGCTGCCTGA
- the fabI gene encoding enoyl-ACP reductase FabI: protein MLLQGKKILITGVLTPQSLAYGIAEHALAQGAEIILTGFGRARSLTERSAKRLKPGTEVLELDVVQPAHFTALTEALKQKWGRVDGAVHSVAYAPEDALGGNFLNTPWESVQTAFRVSTFSLKELAVAVAPLMTNGGSIVTLDFDNRIAWPIYDWMGVCKAALEATVRYLARDLGPKGIRVNSLAAGPLSTIAAKGIPGFKSLEQGWGKQAPLGWSAKDSHDMVAKTACALLSDWLPSTTGEQVHVDGGYHAIGAPPVDTSAEQAEEPRPAGE, encoded by the coding sequence ATGCTGTTGCAGGGTAAGAAGATCCTGATCACCGGTGTGCTCACCCCCCAATCCCTGGCCTATGGCATCGCCGAGCATGCGCTGGCGCAGGGGGCGGAGATCATCCTCACGGGTTTTGGTCGCGCCCGCTCCCTCACCGAGCGCAGCGCCAAGCGCCTCAAGCCCGGCACGGAGGTGCTGGAGCTGGATGTCGTCCAGCCGGCGCACTTCACCGCGCTCACCGAGGCGCTGAAGCAGAAGTGGGGCCGGGTGGACGGCGCCGTCCACTCCGTGGCCTACGCGCCCGAGGATGCGCTGGGAGGCAACTTCCTCAACACGCCCTGGGAGAGCGTACAGACGGCGTTCCGCGTCTCCACGTTCTCGCTCAAGGAGCTGGCCGTGGCGGTGGCGCCGCTGATGACGAACGGCGGCTCCATCGTCACCCTGGACTTCGACAACCGCATCGCCTGGCCCATCTACGACTGGATGGGGGTGTGCAAGGCGGCGCTCGAGGCCACCGTGCGCTACCTGGCCCGGGACCTGGGCCCCAAGGGCATCCGCGTCAACTCGCTGGCGGCCGGGCCGCTGTCCACCATCGCCGCCAAGGGCATCCCGGGCTTCAAGTCCCTGGAGCAGGGCTGGGGCAAGCAGGCGCCGCTGGGCTGGAGCGCCAAGGACAGCCACGACATGGTGGCCAAGACGGCCTGTGCGCTGCTCTCCGACTGGCTGCCGTCGACGACGGGGGAGCAGGTCCACGTGGATGGGGGGTACCACGCCATCGGCGCGCCGCCGGTGGACACCAGCGCCGAGCAGGCAGAGGAGCCTCGCCCGGCGGGTGAGTAG